Proteins found in one Pieris napi chromosome 11, ilPieNapi1.2, whole genome shotgun sequence genomic segment:
- the LOC125054131 gene encoding actin-related protein 2/3 complex subunit 3, producing MPAYHSTLTDSTQSVGNLALLPIRTTFRGPAPINPKIELDIIDEALNYFKANVFFRFYEIKSDSDRVLIYLTLYISECLKKLQKCANKNQGQQEMYMLAISKFDIPGELGFPLNSVYAKPSSPQEADLMRQYLQQLRHETGGRVCEKVFATEDGKPSKWWLCFAKRKFMDKSLSGPGQ from the exons atgccC GCATATCATTCCACTTTAACGGACTCCACTCAGTCTGTCGGGAATTTAGCTCTCCTGCCGATTCGCACAACTTTTCGCGGACCGGCTCCAATTAATCCAAAGATTGAATTAGATATTATTGATGAGgcgttaaattattttaaagccaATGTTTTCTTTCGTTTTTATGAGATAAAG TCTGATTCTGATAGAGTACTCATTTACCTTACATTGTATATATCGGAATGTCTAAAGAAGCTCCAGAAATGTGCAAATAAGAACCAGGGACAGCAAGAAATGTACATGCTTGCAATATCTAAGTTTGATATTCCTGGAGAACTTGGATTCCCATTAAATTCTGTTTATGCCAAACCTTCTAGTCCTCAAGAAGCTG atTTAATGAGGCAATATCTTCAGCAGTTGAGGCATGAAACTGGAGGTAGAGTTTGTGAGAAAGTTTTTGCTACTGAAGATGGAAAACCAAGCAAGTGGTGGCTATGTTTTGCTAAAAGGAAATTCATGGATAAATCTTTATCTGGGCCAGGCCAATGA